From a single Carassius carassius chromosome 8, fCarCar2.1, whole genome shotgun sequence genomic region:
- the LOC132145244 gene encoding protein PALS2-like isoform X3: MQQVLDNLGELPATTGAKDIDLIFLKGIMESPIVRSLAKAHERLEDVKLEAVQENNVELVTEILGDISGLSVRDDSAAELSKILQEPHFQSLLEAHDMVASKCYEAPPPPEATNDAAVNNALMQADAVRMIGIRKNAGEPLGVTFRMDKGDLVIARILHGGLIDRQGLLHVGDIIKEVNGKDVGNNPTELQEMLKESSGGITLKILPSYRDQVAPPQVYVLPHFDYNPANDNLIPCREAGLAFKRGDILQIVNREDPNWWQACHLTEGGTGLIPSQFLEEKRKAFVPRDLDGTGILCGTITGKKKKKMMYLTAKNAEFDRHELQIYEEVAHMPPFQRKTLILIGAQGVGRRSLKNRLVVLHPARFGTTVPHTSRRPRSDEQDGQSYRFVTRLEMETDIKAGRYLEHGEYDGNLYGTKIDSIHEVVNTGRTCILDVNPQALKVLKTAEFMPYVVFIAAPEFDTLKAMHQAVVDAGLTTKQLTDVDLKKTVDESARVLRAYRHYFDLIIVNDNLDGAFEKLQSAVDQLCTEPQWVPVSWVY; the protein is encoded by the exons ATGCAGCAGGTGTTGGATAACCTTGGCGAGTTGCCTGCCACCACTGGGGCCAAAGATATTGACCTCATCTTCCTCAAAGGCATCATGGAGAGTCCCATCGTCCGCTCGCTGGCCAAG GCTCATGAGCGTTTGGAGGATGTGAAGTTGGAAGCAGTGCAGGAAAATAACGTGGAGCTTGTGACTGAGATTCTGGGTGACATCAGCGGACTGAGCGTACGAGATGACAGCGCAGCAGAGCTCTCCAAAATCCTGCAGGAGCCCCATTTTCAG TCTCTTCTGGAAGCCCATGACATGGTGGCGTCTAAGTGCTATGAAGCCCCACCCCCTCCTGAAGCGACCAATGATGCGGCAGTAAACAATGCTCTTATGCAGGCTGATGCAGTCAGGATGATTGGCATCCGCAAGAATGCAGGAGAACCTCTG GGTGTGACCTTCCGAATGGACAAGGGTGACCTGGTAATCGCTCGCATCCTCCACGGAGGGCTGATTGATAGGCAGGGTCTGCTGCATGTGGGTGACATCATAAAGGAGGTGAACGGGAAGGATGTCGGCAATAATCCCACTGAACTCCAGGAGATGCTCAAAGAAAGTAGTGGAGGAATAACACTGAAAATACTGCCCAGCTACAGAGACCAGGTGGCGCCaccacag GTTTATGTGCTGCCACATTTTGACTACAATCCAGCCAATGACAATCTAATTCCATGCAGAGAGGCGGGGCTTGCTTTCAAAAGGGGTGATATCCTGCAGATTGTCAACCGAGAAGACCCAAACTGGTGGCAG GCATGCCATTTAACGGAAGGAGGTACTGGGCTGATTCCCAGTCAGTTTCTGGAGGAAAAGAGGAAAGCCTTTGTTCCTAGAGACCTGGATGGAACAG gaatCCTGTGTGGAACAATAACtggtaaaaagaagaaaaaaatgatgtACCTAACTGCCAAAAATGCAG AGTTTGATCGGCATGAGCTTCAGATCTACGAGGAAGTAGCACATATGCCACCATTTCAGAGGAAAACCCTCATCCTGATTGGAGCGCAAGGAGTGGGGCGTCGCAGCCTGAAAAACAGACTAGTTGTGCTACATCCCGCTCGCTTTGGTACCACTGTACCAC ACACGTCTCGGCGGCCTCGCAGTGACGAGCAAGATGGTCAGTCATATAGATTTGTAACACGTCTAGAGATGGAGACGGACATTAAGGCGGGCCGGTACCTGGAACACGGAGAGTACGACGGTAACCTTTATGGTACTAAAATCGACTCCATCCATGAGGTGGTGAACACTGGCCGCACATGTATCCTGGATGTCAATCCACAG GCTCTGAAGGTGTTAAAAACGGCAGAGTTCATGCCATATGTCGTGTTCATCGCAGCGCCAGAGTTCGACACACTGAAGGCTATGCACCAAGCTGTGGTTGATGCTGGACTCACCACCAAACAGCTCACA gaTGTGGACCTGAAGAAGACCGTGGATGAAAGCGCTCGTGTCCTGCGGGCTTACAGACACTACTTTGACCTCATCATTGTCAATGATAACCTAGACGGTGCATTTGAGAAACTGCAGTCAGCTGTGGACCAACTCTGTACTGAACCGCAGTGGGTTCCAGTGAGCTGGGTTTACTAG
- the LOC132145244 gene encoding protein PALS2-like isoform X2: MITAMQQVLDNLGELPATTGAKDIDLIFLKGIMESPIVRSLAKAHERLEDVKLEAVQENNVELVTEILGDISGLSVRDDSAAELSKILQEPHFQSLLEAHDMVASKCYEAPPPPEATNDAAVNNALMQADAVRMIGIRKNAGEPLGVTFRMDKGDLVIARILHGGLIDRQGLLHVGDIIKEVNGKDVGNNPTELQEMLKESSGGITLKILPSYRDQVAPPQVYVLPHFDYNPANDNLIPCREAGLAFKRGDILQIVNREDPNWWQACHLTEGGTGLIPSQFLEEKRKAFVPRDLDGTGILCGTITGKKKKKMMYLTAKNAEFDRHELQIYEEVAHMPPFQRKTLILIGAQGVGRRSLKNRLVVLHPARFGTTVPHTSRRPRSDEQDGQSYRFVTRLEMETDIKAGRYLEHGEYDGNLYGTKIDSIHEVVNTGRTCILDVNPQALKVLKTAEFMPYVVFIAAPEFDTLKAMHQAVVDAGLTTKQLTDVDLKKTVDESARVLRAYRHYFDLIIVNDNLDGAFEKLQSAVDQLCTEPQWVPVSWVY, translated from the exons ATGATCACAG CTATGCAGCAGGTGTTGGATAACCTTGGCGAGTTGCCTGCCACCACTGGGGCCAAAGATATTGACCTCATCTTCCTCAAAGGCATCATGGAGAGTCCCATCGTCCGCTCGCTGGCCAAG GCTCATGAGCGTTTGGAGGATGTGAAGTTGGAAGCAGTGCAGGAAAATAACGTGGAGCTTGTGACTGAGATTCTGGGTGACATCAGCGGACTGAGCGTACGAGATGACAGCGCAGCAGAGCTCTCCAAAATCCTGCAGGAGCCCCATTTTCAG TCTCTTCTGGAAGCCCATGACATGGTGGCGTCTAAGTGCTATGAAGCCCCACCCCCTCCTGAAGCGACCAATGATGCGGCAGTAAACAATGCTCTTATGCAGGCTGATGCAGTCAGGATGATTGGCATCCGCAAGAATGCAGGAGAACCTCTG GGTGTGACCTTCCGAATGGACAAGGGTGACCTGGTAATCGCTCGCATCCTCCACGGAGGGCTGATTGATAGGCAGGGTCTGCTGCATGTGGGTGACATCATAAAGGAGGTGAACGGGAAGGATGTCGGCAATAATCCCACTGAACTCCAGGAGATGCTCAAAGAAAGTAGTGGAGGAATAACACTGAAAATACTGCCCAGCTACAGAGACCAGGTGGCGCCaccacag GTTTATGTGCTGCCACATTTTGACTACAATCCAGCCAATGACAATCTAATTCCATGCAGAGAGGCGGGGCTTGCTTTCAAAAGGGGTGATATCCTGCAGATTGTCAACCGAGAAGACCCAAACTGGTGGCAG GCATGCCATTTAACGGAAGGAGGTACTGGGCTGATTCCCAGTCAGTTTCTGGAGGAAAAGAGGAAAGCCTTTGTTCCTAGAGACCTGGATGGAACAG gaatCCTGTGTGGAACAATAACtggtaaaaagaagaaaaaaatgatgtACCTAACTGCCAAAAATGCAG AGTTTGATCGGCATGAGCTTCAGATCTACGAGGAAGTAGCACATATGCCACCATTTCAGAGGAAAACCCTCATCCTGATTGGAGCGCAAGGAGTGGGGCGTCGCAGCCTGAAAAACAGACTAGTTGTGCTACATCCCGCTCGCTTTGGTACCACTGTACCAC ACACGTCTCGGCGGCCTCGCAGTGACGAGCAAGATGGTCAGTCATATAGATTTGTAACACGTCTAGAGATGGAGACGGACATTAAGGCGGGCCGGTACCTGGAACACGGAGAGTACGACGGTAACCTTTATGGTACTAAAATCGACTCCATCCATGAGGTGGTGAACACTGGCCGCACATGTATCCTGGATGTCAATCCACAG GCTCTGAAGGTGTTAAAAACGGCAGAGTTCATGCCATATGTCGTGTTCATCGCAGCGCCAGAGTTCGACACACTGAAGGCTATGCACCAAGCTGTGGTTGATGCTGGACTCACCACCAAACAGCTCACA gaTGTGGACCTGAAGAAGACCGTGGATGAAAGCGCTCGTGTCCTGCGGGCTTACAGACACTACTTTGACCTCATCATTGTCAATGATAACCTAGACGGTGCATTTGAGAAACTGCAGTCAGCTGTGGACCAACTCTGTACTGAACCGCAGTGGGTTCCAGTGAGCTGGGTTTACTAG
- the LOC132145245 gene encoding gasdermin-E-like — protein MFEKATKKLVQQIDPNGALIAASTLNNSNKLKPLAVVQKIQKTWFWQQTKYKPTEFKLNDLLEGDPIKPVCEEEELVKFEGEYKNLVAGSVELGCTAVCLNANGQSTSKLYLSLGTLKKEAVDIPKLVKLTNGRKLDLTGSFFKKLPKKNNTLTLLKERILNTSDCFICYIEREKAVCCAEIHCTETYMKDSGKFQYGCKTKFHIPPDTVMAYSVIEMTIRSDGIFELCVGPSGVESDDISQNPFPTLSEVDGQWPLIQEGFPLTILKKALADVQARFCALADLCAESRSSILLLLRKILMDRSALSALVDRLEVLSSGEAPSFLTSELSEEQSQNISVFLDLLKCEQLDKMSSTSLSRYNGCQISTNNHSDPSLASELNGSSSTPEEQNGCHTAVSHENGCSTKASRKNVELMYAMQMLMNALEELMDAPLDLLEPFCTSEGLQSLQNLVIHLTTSGMPLCKDTISVFLQSDDDFHRVEELFQSCSVLLRKENDMLTSEITCKEGFLPMVLCIAIHGLASFVAA, from the exons ATGTTTGAAAAAGCGACAAAGAAACTGGTCCAACAGATAGATCCAAACGGTGCTCTTATTGCGGCTTCCACCCTAAATAATTCCAACAAATTAAAGCCTCTTGCGGTGGTGCAGAAAATCCAGAAAACCTGGTTCTGGCagcaaactaaatacaaacccaCAGAATTCAAACTCAATGACCTGCTGGAAGGGGATCCAATTAAACCAG TGTGTGAGGAGGAAGAGCTTGTAAAGTTTGAGGGAGAGTATAAAAACCTTGTAGCTGGATCTGTAGAGCTGGGATGTACTGCTGTCTGCCTAAATGCGAATGGACAGAGCACATCGAAACTTTATTTATCCCTCGGAACACTTAAGAAGGAAGCTGTGGACATTCCCAAGCTTGTGAAGCTCACAAATGGAAG GAAATTGGACCTCACGGGCTCTTTTTTCAAGAAGCTccccaaaaaaaacaatactttaaCCCTCCTTAAAGAGCGAATTTTAAACACCAGTGACTGCTTTATCTGCTACATTGAACGGGAGAAGGCTGTCTGCTGTGCTGAGATTCATTGTACTGAG ACTTACATGAAAGACAGCGGTAAATTTCAGTATGGCTGTAAGACAAAATTTCACATCCCACCGGACACTGTGATGGCTTACAGTGTCATTGAAATGACCATCAGAAGTGACGGCATCTTTG AATTGTGCGTTGGGCCCAGTGGGGTGGAATCGGATGATATTTCCCAGAATCCCTTTCCCACTTTGTCAGAGGTTGACGGTCAATGGCCACTTATCCAGGAAGGTTTTCCCCTTACTATTCTAAAAAAAG CTCTTGCAGATGTGCAGGCTAGATTTTGTGCACTGGCCGACTTGTGTGCTGAAAGCCGTTCTTCCATCCTGCTCCTGTTGAGGAAAATATTGATGGACCGATCTGCCTTGTCAGCTTTGGTGGATAGA CTTGAGGTGTTAAGCAGCGGTGAAGCTCCCAGCTTCTTAACCAGCGAGTTGTCTGAAGAACAGAGTCAGAACATTAGTGTATTTTTAGACTTACTGAAGTGTGAACAACTAGACAAGATGTCATCAACGTCATTGTCAAGATATAATGGATGTCAGATATCAACAAACAACCACAGCGATCCTTCCTTGGCATCTGAATTAAATGGATCAAGCTCCACACCAGAAGAACAGAATGGATGTCACACAGCCGTATCCCATGAGAATGGATGCTCAACAAAAGCAAGCAGGAAGAACGTGGAGCTCATGTATGCCATGCAAATGCTGATGAACGCTCTTGAGG AGCTGATGGATGCTCCACTGGACTTGCTAGAGCCGTTCTGCACTTCTGAAGGTCTCCAAAGTCTACAGAATTTA GTAATTCATCTGACTACAAGCGGTATGCCTCTCTGCAAGGACACCATCTCTGTTTTCCTCCAAAGTGATGATGACTTCCACAGAGTGGAGGAACTTTTTCAGTCATGCAGTGTTTTACTGAGGAAAGAGAATGACATGTTGACCTCAGAAATAACCTGTAAAGAGGGATTCCTCCCTATGGTTCTGTGCATTGCCATCCATGGCCTTGCATCCTTTGTTGCTGCGTGA
- the LOC132145244 gene encoding protein PALS2-like isoform X1: MILTVGETFSNGAGSDSDAGGIGETGEAVSELESADTSGAMQQVLDNLGELPATTGAKDIDLIFLKGIMESPIVRSLAKAHERLEDVKLEAVQENNVELVTEILGDISGLSVRDDSAAELSKILQEPHFQSLLEAHDMVASKCYEAPPPPEATNDAAVNNALMQADAVRMIGIRKNAGEPLGVTFRMDKGDLVIARILHGGLIDRQGLLHVGDIIKEVNGKDVGNNPTELQEMLKESSGGITLKILPSYRDQVAPPQVYVLPHFDYNPANDNLIPCREAGLAFKRGDILQIVNREDPNWWQACHLTEGGTGLIPSQFLEEKRKAFVPRDLDGTGILCGTITGKKKKKMMYLTAKNAEFDRHELQIYEEVAHMPPFQRKTLILIGAQGVGRRSLKNRLVVLHPARFGTTVPHTSRRPRSDEQDGQSYRFVTRLEMETDIKAGRYLEHGEYDGNLYGTKIDSIHEVVNTGRTCILDVNPQALKVLKTAEFMPYVVFIAAPEFDTLKAMHQAVVDAGLTTKQLTDVDLKKTVDESARVLRAYRHYFDLIIVNDNLDGAFEKLQSAVDQLCTEPQWVPVSWVY, from the exons ATGATTCTCACTGTGGGTGAAACGTTCTCAAACGGAGCAGGTTCTGACTCGGATGCTGGGGGCATTGGAGAAACTGGGGAGGCGGTGTCTGAACTTGAAAGCGCAGACACTTCTGGAG CTATGCAGCAGGTGTTGGATAACCTTGGCGAGTTGCCTGCCACCACTGGGGCCAAAGATATTGACCTCATCTTCCTCAAAGGCATCATGGAGAGTCCCATCGTCCGCTCGCTGGCCAAG GCTCATGAGCGTTTGGAGGATGTGAAGTTGGAAGCAGTGCAGGAAAATAACGTGGAGCTTGTGACTGAGATTCTGGGTGACATCAGCGGACTGAGCGTACGAGATGACAGCGCAGCAGAGCTCTCCAAAATCCTGCAGGAGCCCCATTTTCAG TCTCTTCTGGAAGCCCATGACATGGTGGCGTCTAAGTGCTATGAAGCCCCACCCCCTCCTGAAGCGACCAATGATGCGGCAGTAAACAATGCTCTTATGCAGGCTGATGCAGTCAGGATGATTGGCATCCGCAAGAATGCAGGAGAACCTCTG GGTGTGACCTTCCGAATGGACAAGGGTGACCTGGTAATCGCTCGCATCCTCCACGGAGGGCTGATTGATAGGCAGGGTCTGCTGCATGTGGGTGACATCATAAAGGAGGTGAACGGGAAGGATGTCGGCAATAATCCCACTGAACTCCAGGAGATGCTCAAAGAAAGTAGTGGAGGAATAACACTGAAAATACTGCCCAGCTACAGAGACCAGGTGGCGCCaccacag GTTTATGTGCTGCCACATTTTGACTACAATCCAGCCAATGACAATCTAATTCCATGCAGAGAGGCGGGGCTTGCTTTCAAAAGGGGTGATATCCTGCAGATTGTCAACCGAGAAGACCCAAACTGGTGGCAG GCATGCCATTTAACGGAAGGAGGTACTGGGCTGATTCCCAGTCAGTTTCTGGAGGAAAAGAGGAAAGCCTTTGTTCCTAGAGACCTGGATGGAACAG gaatCCTGTGTGGAACAATAACtggtaaaaagaagaaaaaaatgatgtACCTAACTGCCAAAAATGCAG AGTTTGATCGGCATGAGCTTCAGATCTACGAGGAAGTAGCACATATGCCACCATTTCAGAGGAAAACCCTCATCCTGATTGGAGCGCAAGGAGTGGGGCGTCGCAGCCTGAAAAACAGACTAGTTGTGCTACATCCCGCTCGCTTTGGTACCACTGTACCAC ACACGTCTCGGCGGCCTCGCAGTGACGAGCAAGATGGTCAGTCATATAGATTTGTAACACGTCTAGAGATGGAGACGGACATTAAGGCGGGCCGGTACCTGGAACACGGAGAGTACGACGGTAACCTTTATGGTACTAAAATCGACTCCATCCATGAGGTGGTGAACACTGGCCGCACATGTATCCTGGATGTCAATCCACAG GCTCTGAAGGTGTTAAAAACGGCAGAGTTCATGCCATATGTCGTGTTCATCGCAGCGCCAGAGTTCGACACACTGAAGGCTATGCACCAAGCTGTGGTTGATGCTGGACTCACCACCAAACAGCTCACA gaTGTGGACCTGAAGAAGACCGTGGATGAAAGCGCTCGTGTCCTGCGGGCTTACAGACACTACTTTGACCTCATCATTGTCAATGATAACCTAGACGGTGCATTTGAGAAACTGCAGTCAGCTGTGGACCAACTCTGTACTGAACCGCAGTGGGTTCCAGTGAGCTGGGTTTACTAG
- the LOC132145246 gene encoding oxysterol-binding protein-related protein 3-like, whose product MSTEDQIVPQSPKTSPSTPTMTPFTQRKESNSSSEDNRQDSWELVDDLRGLTGNIKKPEKQEGLLLKKRKWPMKGWHKRYFLLERGILTYAKTGTDLKKGRLRGRIDVGLSVMAMKKKSMCIDLDTEDSIYHLKAKTRDLFEQWVTELRHHRMFRQNEIAMEPPERQLQSEPTSNRRRSFLSKQPSSLLKNSWRQNSQDMEKCCRDLSECESGLLELNLLLKNMEVLHRTFSAPAINLLQTEGSKKEKRGHKKWGSKNYSKEHKSTQQQNPDTSSSRLHVSHPNLMYSEPVSPDSCLDSPDSPTEASRMQEEFCRLAGTVHSTLRSAYTSLCTERDRVRNTLDCITEKDVLDGSRPLLQQVSSESRGSIPESLSEFFDAKEYLLSGSSSENEASDDDSYVSDVSDSTSVEYCRNENGITKEILSNGNDYAVKRRNRLPSSRMNESVNLWSILRSNIGKDLSKVAMPVQLNEPLNTLQRLCEEVEYCHLLDTAANTHNPHMRMVYIAAFAVSAYACSFTRAGGKPFNPILGETYECLRPDKGFRFIAEQVSHHPPVSACHCESKNYKFWQDVRWKNKFWGKSMEIVPMGVTHLELPGFGDRYEWSKVTSCIHNILSGQRWIEHYGEMSIKHSTTMGDISHCKVTFLKSRSGGLNANDVEGVVTDSHGRVIHSLFGKWSEALYLGKPPSVTCIWRANPMPEDHEQYYGFTQFATELNELEEGLKPLLPLTDSRFRPDQRLLEEGDIAGAEEQKERIEVLQRERRRVLQENSMAHSPRFFKRAEDDSWVSIGTYWDLRKDPGFSKLEFPVLW is encoded by the exons ATGAGTACAGAAGACCAAATTGTACCGCAGTCTCCCAAGACATCACCCTCCACACCAACCATGACACCATTTACGCAACGAAAAGAGAGTAACTCCTCATCTGAAGACAACAGACAG gaCAGCTGGGAGTTGGTTGATGACTTGCGCGGACTGACAGGAAATATTAAGAAGCCTGAGAAGCAGGAAGGTTTGCTGTTGAAAAAGAGAAAGTGGCCCATGAAAGGCTGGCATAAG AGATATTTCCTGCTTGAAAGGGGCATCCTTACATATGCCAAGACAGGAACTGAT CTGAAGAAGGGGAGGTTACGAGGTCGTATAGATGTTGGTCTCTCTGTCATGGCCATGAAGAAGAAGTCAATGTGTATCGACCTGGACACAGAGGACAGTATCTATCACCTCAAG GCAAAGACTCGGGATCTGTTTGAACAGTGGGTGACAGAACTACGCCATCATCGAATGTTCCGTCAGAATGAGATCGCCATGGAGCCTCCCGAGCGACAGCTGCAATCTGAGCCCACCTCCAACAGACGA CGTTCATTTCTCTCCAAGCAGCCTTCATCCCTTTTGAAGAATAGCTGGCGCCAAAACTCGCAAGATATGGAGAAGTGCTGCAGAG atctgtcAGAGTGTGAGTCAGGGCTGCTGGAATTAAATCTGCTGCTGAAAAATATGGAAGTTCTTCACAGAACATTCTCAGCACCTGCCATTAACTTACTGCAG ACTGAAGGCTCTAAAAAGGAGAAAAGAGGACACAAAAAATGGGGATCAAAGAATTATAGCAAGGAACATAAAAGCACACAACAG CAAAATCCTGACACTTCATCTTCCCGTCTGCACGTATCTCACCCAAACTTGATGTATTCAGAGCCAGTTTCACCAGACTCATGCCTGGATAGCCCAGACTCACCAACAGAAGCCTCTCGAATGCAGGAGGAGTTCTGTCGGCTCGCTGGCACTG TTCATTCCACTCTTCGGTCAGCGTACACTTCCCTTTGCACAGAAAGAGACCGAGTCAGGAACACTTTAGATTGTATCACTGAAAAG gatgtccTCGATGGGTCACGCCCCCTCCTGCAGCAGGTGTCCAGTGAGAGTCGAGGGTCAATCCCAGAATCCCTGTCAGAGTTCTTTGATGCTAAAGAGTATCTGCTGTCTGGCAGCTCATCTGAAAATGAG GCGTCTGATGATGATTCGTACGTCAGTGATGTGAGTGACAGCACGTCAGTAGAGTATTGCAGGAATGAGAACGGCATCACAAAGGAGATTTTAA GTAATGGCAATGACTACGCAGTGAAGAGGCGAAACCGTTTGCCGAGTTCACGCATGAACGAGAGCGTGAATCTGTGGAGTATTCTGCGTAGTAACATCGGTAAAGACCTGTCGAAAGTTGCCATGCCTGTTCAACTCAACGAGCCCTTGAACACCCTGCAGAGACTGTGTGAGGAAGTTGagtactgccacctgctggacactgctgcaaacacacacaacccACATATGCGCATG GTGTATATAGCAGCTTTTGCTGTATCTGCATATGCGTGTTCGTTCACTAGAGCAGGAGGAAAACCGTTTAATCCTATACTGGGAGAGACATACGAGTGTCTCCGGCCAGATAAGGGCTTCCGCTTCATAGCTGAACAG GTCAGTCACCATCCACCTGTGTCCGCTTGTCACTGCGAGTCCAAAAACTACAAATTTTGGCAAG ATGTCCGGTGGAAGAATAAGTTTTGGGGAAAATCCATGGAAATCGTTCCCATGGGAGTTACTCACTTAGAGCTGCCAGG TTTTGGGGATCGTTACGAGTGGAGTAAAGTCACTTCATGCATTCATAACATTCTGAGCGGTCAGCGCTGGATCGAACACTATGGGGAAATGTCTATCAAACACTCTACCACCATGGGAGACATCAGTCATTGCAAAGTCACTTTCCTCAAG TCAAGATCTGGAGGGCTGAATGCTAATGATGTAGAGGGTGTGGTCACTGATTCACATGGGCGTGTCATTCACTCTCTGTTTGGAAAATGGAGTGAGGCCTTGTATCTGGGCAAACCACCTTCGGTAACCTGCATCTGGAGAGCAA ATCCCATGCCTGAGGACCATGAGCAGTACTATGGATTCACACAGTTTGCAACGGAGTTAAATGAATTGGAGGAGGGCTTAAAGCCACTCTTGCCTCTGACAGACAGCCGTTTTAGACCAGACCAAAG ATTACTTGAAGAGGGTGATATTGCCGGAGCAGaagaacagaaagaaagaatTGAAGTCCTCcaaagagagaggaggagagtcCTGCAAGAAAACAGCATGGCACACTCGCCCCGATTTTTCAA GCGTGCTGAAGATGACTCTTGGGTGAGCATTGGCACTTACTGGGATCTCAGGAAAGACCCTGGATTCAGCAAACTAGAATTCCCTGTGCTCTGGTGA